A region of the Hevea brasiliensis isolate MT/VB/25A 57/8 unplaced genomic scaffold, ASM3005281v1 Scaf398, whole genome shotgun sequence genome:
AAGAGTGTAGAATTGGTTGAAATTTTATTAGTTTTAGAGTAAAAATATTGATTTCGTCAAAAtgcaatatattatattataaataatgcTGGCAAGTACCGAATCAGCAATAATTTTTTGCAATTTTATTTGTATTAATTTAGAAAACACATCATcatcatcaatttttttttttaagtcttcTGGTAAACAGTCAAGTTAattaataatacaattaaattaCACAAGAAGAAAAGACAGAAGGTAATGCCTATCCAGTTAGAACTCTAGCTTCTATTACTAAAACAAATAAATTTTTGCATTTCCACTTTGATTATTAAATTTGTCAAGGCATAAACATTACATATATAAGAAGAAATTACTTTAGGATTAACAAGTTGAAGGATTCTATTGAAAAAAAATCTACAGAAAAgaaaattgttaatttttaattccAACAttcttttagtaattttttttccttcaacATCTTTCTCAATCTTTTTTCCTTGTAAAGACTAGTCTATTAATTAGTCAAAGTAagagaaaatcaaattaaattttttattacaaaaacAGTATAAAGTAAAAAAGAATTTATCATAGCTAatcaaggcaaaaaaaaaaaaaaaaaaaaaatcctctagTTAGAATAGCTAAACAAATTTCTGAACAAATAAATTCTATATTGGTAAAATTTGTTATCTTGCTGAATTAATTCGTTTACATTATTTTGATGGTTTAGCAGTAGCTTTAAAGTTATACACCAATGATAACATCTGCATTAACATATATATttattgtaaaattcattttttaagagttttaattaattaaatcataagagAGTTCCAATTGTCAAATATATTAGAGACAAATAACATGTTTCCATAATcgatcaaattctcaacaatagcAGTTTTTATATGACTTGATAGAATGGAAATGGTCAAATAATATTTGGAATTGAAGGGAGGTGTTTTCCTAAGTATGATTGACCTTTGAATAATGCCTAATCTGTTGCTTTCTCtaataagtaattaatttattaatcaaaGGAATGGCTCTAGCTAACTTCCATTTCATTTCTGGGGTGTTTGGATGGAagaacatcctaacctagtcaaggaTGCTATACCCAGAAACAAGTTAAACGTTAGATCCTAGTTCTGCATCACCTAGTCTGGAAGAGTGGATCTACATGGGTTCATGAGCAGCGTCGTCTCCGGTTTCTAGTTCCCATTAAAAAGCATCTATGAGAATAGCCATAACTAGGCAATCTATTGACTGATATATTTCGAGAAAAAACAAATAGAAAAGAAGACACACCTGATGATGATTCGGATTGATTTGTTGTAGATCCTCCACAATTGTACTGCTCAGACTCAGTCTGATTAGTGCAATAACAAGCAAATGAATTAGTAGTTGTGTTGTAACCACACGACCCACCGGAAATTGTACACGTCTCGCAAACGGAATTGTTTGCTTCCCATTGCAATCCAAAACCTTGCTCTAGAGCTGTAACCAAATTCTCTTCGTTTAGACTTATTAGATTATTCTCTAAAGACTTAATAGCTGATTCAGTTGCTGGAACGATAACGTTATTGTTGCACGACCCCAGGAGATTGATTATTGTAGAATTACCTAGATCAATGTTCCTCGTCGCGTAGAAACTATTGATATCCGTGTCGTTTAATTTACAATTAAACTGAGAAAACCCTGTAATGCCAATCGAGGTTGAAGGGGAGGAGCAACCGTAATATAGAGTTACATTCTGAATATCAGAAGCATAGCTGAAATGGACAAAATCCAAAGTGGTGTTGATAAGGAGGTTAGGACAGATGCTTCCTATGTAATCTGTTCTGGCAACCATAAGATTCTTTGCCCCGCTATCGATTTCAAGCACTTGGTAAGTTAAATTCTTGATGGTGATCACGGCCGTTTGGTCAGTGCAATTAAGCCTGAAGTTGGGGTTGCCACAATAATCAGGTCGGTTCAAACCCCAGAAAGGATAGCCAATATTTGTAATGTTTCCGCACTGAAATGTTGAGCTGCAGTTTTGATATCGCTCATCATTGGCAGACACAAACGAAGGAGGGCTGAGGAAGATTATTGTCATGATTAAAATCAAAGGCATAGTTGGGAAGAGATGGGGTTCCATTTCGTCAGAAAGAGGGACAAACAGGAAAGTGATGAGAGAAATGGAGAGAGAATTTGAAAGTAGTTTATTATAACAGGAGGAGGAAATCTAATTTGACATTTGACAATTGACAAAATGACAAGAAGGGGGTTGCAATTTCACATCTTCCCAAACATAATGAACTCGGCtgcatttgaccaagttaagggGGTGAAATTTGTCAAGGAACCTTCTATTGGAACGGTTGAAATGGCGGTCAAGGCCAATTTAGTTGATATACAAATTGGAAAAAATATTTGCTGTAATGACTGCGCACCTTATtttctaagcttttgtcacaggaATCATCCAAGTTGGCTACAAAACTCAATACGCGGAAGGCATGGCGCATTGAGCCTCTTGAAGAGTCAAAATAAAACACCCActttttctcatagaaaatttagCAAGATCATAAGTTAAAAATTTACAAATACACATTGAAATGATTTTTATAACTATTctttatagatatatatatatatatataagtactctattatattatatcttataaattcatgtaaactATCGTATATAGAACGATAAATCAATAGCGTATAAATATACAAGAATAAATAAGTTCTAAAATATAATAACTaccaaataatttcaaaaaaaattacttttgtatatatattaatataaaattaacttgTTATTTCATATAATCCCCTTATATGGAATCACAGTATTGCTATAAAATTACACCTATGCAGGTAATAATTTTTGTTTGTTGTCTAAAAGTTTCGTATGTACCAGtaggaaaattattagattaaccAGTGCACCAGGTTTACTTGATGATTTGGTACTCCACCCAACAAAAATATAGGACATGTTTTGTATAATTAGCCTTGTTATAAATATTATTGCGGTTAAAACATTTTTGAAATGTGTGTAACCCTCTCCTCCTTCACGAactcatctctctctttttttcaTATGTCATATTTTTATTAGTTGGGAACATCAACTCAATCGTATGACATGGTATTCTTGGAGCATGCATGTAATAATTTCCCAGATGGGGAAATATGAAATGGTAAGACTAATGTGAAAGGAATTGTCAAGACACAAGACATTCCAATGAGATGGAATGGAAGCTGCAGTTTATTCGACTCAGGGCATGAAACAAAGACAGGTAGCAAAATAATTTAGGTTGGCAAGTGGTACTGTAGCCTCGTTCCCCAAGCataaaaaaaataaggaaaattatataatattttctatgcatataaaaaaaataatatctccTATAAAAATGTGAGTTATACAACAATAAGAGAGGATACATGTGCACATAGAGCATAGGGTAATTTCCAACAGGACAAGAGCAAACCTCCTACTCCCAGGTTGGCCTAGAATATATCGTTGATCCCATCAAATAGCCAATGACAATTATACTAATAATGTGGACTTGGGTTACAACCGCATTGCAAACCATATTCTTATTTTtcattgagaaaaatttttatttactaaatatatatatatatatatatatatatatatatatatatatatatatatatatatatatatatatatattataaaaatagagATCACCACAAAAACACCGTCTACGAGTTGCATCTTTACTTGCCAAATTAAACTTGATTCCTTCTATAACCGGAGCTGCCCAGCAACGACACTTTTGCTGGGGGTGTCTCGAGTCTCGACCAAACACTAATAGAGGGGGCTAGGTTACTGATGCAGGAGCAATAAGCTTGGTCTACATGATAGGTCTTGGCTCCCTCTCCTTTTTAGTTATGTCCTGCCTAATAATTTTACAAATATTTATTAAATGTTTATAACAGCCTCGATTTCTAATTTTACTTAaacctaaataaaaaaaaaattaaaagcctaATTTGAACCTATTATAAAGGGTAAGTACCATGACAAATTTCAAGTTCTGAAGCCACTCGACGAATTGCCTCTGTCGAGTTAAGCATGACAATAATTTTAGTAGAAAAGTACATTTTTAGAGAGCTAAATAAAGTTCTGAGGAGTTGAAACAACTTATAAGCCATAGCATTGCTAAACCTTGAGTTATTAGAAAAGAAAGGTAGGAATTTTCAGGGTGCGAAAAGCGACAAATATATGCAAAACGAAATGCCAAATTAATCACTACTTGTAGAGGTAAGGTATCCCATTGCACTCAGGTCAGTCAGCGGCTACTAGTAATAAATGAGACGTTGGCTTTGGCTATAAGAAACATCAAGATAAGAAGACACGTACCTGGCCTGGAAGAACATGAAGTTGCAGTGGGTTGATCGTGGCAAAAACAAGCAAATTCATTTGTAGTCCTGTTGAATCCACAACTCCCACCAGAATAAATGCACTTACTGCATTGATCATTGCTTATTTGCCACTGCAATTCAAACCCTCCTTTAATGCATCATTGATTGTTATTTTGTTGTTCTCTAAGGCCCAAGCATTTGTTTCTAGAATCGGGACAACGACACTGCTATTGAATGCATTGACTGAGAAATCTCTGGTCACACAGAAAACTTTGATATTTGTTCCATTTATGAAGTAATCAGATTAACGAAGAATTTCTGAGAATGAACCTTTGGTTACAGAAGAGCAACCATAGAGTAGGGCCACGTTCCTGAGTTCTGGGGCATATTTGAAGATAGTGAAGTTCAGGGAGTTGTTATAGACAAATATATTTGGGGTAAAAATCCTCTCTGGCTACTATAAGGGCCTGATTTTCAGAGCTGATTCAAGAATTCAGAATGTATTAGAAGCTATTTTGATAATTGGGACATTGTCTTGGCACTTCAGCTCAAATCCAGGTTGACCACAGTAATCTTCTCGGTTTATACCCAAGAAAGGATACGCAATATTTTGAATGTTTCCACATTCAAATGGCTGAGTGAATTTTGCATCCTAGTCAGTGTATCAAAATATAGTAGTCAATTAAATTTATACAACCTTGAATTTTTAAATTGCATAATTTTGAATTATTACAATGGAAAGCTACCTTACATCCAAGAAATGGCAATAGGCAAGCACTGGAAGAATTTGCGTTAAGCGTGTATTTCCAAAACGCAAACTAGTTAAATTTGTTGACAGAGCATTTGGTGGATGGGAATTCATGGAGGAGATGAGGAATCCAACTTTACGTTAAAACCTAATAAAGAGTCTTGTTAGATGTTCTAGCTAGTTTAAACATGTTATTTGACCTTAGGTATGCGAATTACTGAGTTGAAGGGTAATGGGAGTGGATAATTTTCCCTAGTTAGCAACAAGAAAATGCTTGGCTGTGCCCAAGTAAGTACCATACCAGAAACTCATTTTTCTCTGCTGTTCTAGACGCTGACAAAAACGTGCAACCAAAATTTCTTACGACTGGTTGTTGTGATAGCGACCCCGTTGAAAAAAATTGAACAACTATAATTTTAGTAGTGGAGGGGTGACCATTGCCTCTAAATACCCGTTGTTAATTCCGTCTAGTTCCGCAGTCTGAATCTCCATAATAGTCTCGATAGAATTAAAGTGAATAAAGAAAACTGGAAAGAAACTAATAAAGTGTGAACATCAAGCAGCCATTAAAGTTGTATTCTATAATTTTCTTATAGCAATGTCCATTAAAGGAGATGGATACATACATACCTGGATTAGCAGGAACAACGTCCGGTGAAGAAGGACATGTTTTTGTTGCTATAAATTGACCGGGACAATAGCAAGTTGTTTCATTAGATAGGAGATAATAACCACAAACTCCCTTGGAACCGATGCAATTCGTACATGCAGTATCATCCACCTTCCATTTCACCTGGAATCCTTGTTTTAAGCTTTCTTCCAAACCCGACAAATTGACCATTGCTGATGCCAAAATCGTTTCAGAAACCGGCACAAAGATGCTGCGATAACACAATCCAGGCCCAACAGCATCATATACGACATAACCATTTTGAAACCCGGTCCCAGTTATGAGGCAATTGAATAGTGCTGGGACTCCTAAAAGAGCAGGAATTGTGCAACCATAAATAATTGTAAGATTCCTGTAACCAGAAGCATACTCAAAAAGTTGAGGATCAAGCGTGGTATTCAATAACTGAGGTTGACAGATTCCATCTGTGTAATCCTGTCTTGCAATCCTGAGACTTTGACCATTCTCATCAATTTCCAGAACACGGTACACCACatcattgatatttattgtggggTTATCATTCTCACACATGAGCTCCAAACCAGGATTTCCACAGAATTCTGGTCGGTTATTTCCCCAGAAAGGAAAACCAGCCGTGATATTTCCACAGACGAACTGAGTAGTACTGCAGGAAGTGTACGAATCAGTGTTGCTCGAACACAAAGGAATTGAAACAGAAAAGAAGAGCACAAGAactgaaagagaaagaaaaggagGGAATGGGAAAGGTGAAGGATTCATTTCAGGCCTGAAATGGAGATACATATGAGATGAGTGAATCAGAGTCTGGTTGCTTCAGCTTTCAGGAGATATAGAAATGGCACATTTGACTaggaattaaaataataaaattgaaagGAATTGATGGAAAAGATATTTGAGACTCGAGATTAATGAATGCTTAGTTGACTACAAATGCGTGTAACCATATTTCTACTCAAGTTTAACAGTAATAGGATAGGAATTTTCTATTCTATGATGCAAGTGATAACTCGGTCTCAACAAGGTTGTACCTGAAAGAAGGGATGAATGGAGGCAtagatgaaaattaaaaaaaaaaattgggctTAAATATGGAGGCCCTGCAAATCCATTTTAACAAGCTGAAGCCCATAATTACGATGCTCATATCTACATCTCATAGAGGTCAATTCAGACTCAGTTCAGAAAAACAACGCAACACCAATAATGAGGGTCTTTCATCATTTATCCAATTACCATGAAACTCAGGGTCTTTTTTAAAACTCAGGGCGTTTgagttaatttataaatttataaattaatttaaatttataaatatttaaaattttaaataattatatatttatttaaaatatttaaaattaattaattaataaataattaatatatttgataaaaataatttgtaAGATGactaaaaatgataaaaataaaatatgtaataaaattttaaaaattaaataaatatattataataaaatatttaattaaattaatttataaaggctaaaattataaaaaaatcaatcactttaatttatttttttagctgcataaaaattattttaaaaaaataaatttatttttaaaaaaatttactttCGATTTAACAACTTGCTTATTGAATGTGGAAAGGGGAAGTCCGATAATCAGTCATCTCAtctagaaattatgatttttacaagttttttttttaattaaaaaaaaaagaaagttttaGAAGTGGAAGATGGCAATTTGTGACCGTTTGCGCATTTGGTACGTTCCGCGAAGCTTCCTCTATGAGTGGGAAAGTATTTTTGTTGCagaaattatttacttaatcagGGAATATGCTTTTTATAGTTTGTCAAAATAAACAATTAAATAGTcatgaaaatatataataaataaaaatatatttttttaatacttataaaattttaaagaaaatgagaGTTATCAAAAAATTTAAACTTTAATTCATCTCCTGCATTATGATGAGACATGCACTCTCTATGAAATATATTTCATATTACTGTATTATTATTCATTTTATAGTTAATCAAACATCATAACTAAttataaactaatgaaatttttatttctaaCCCATGcccaataaaattaaaagaatttaatttgaTGAACGAAATTACTGAAATATTATTTAACATGccataaatcaatcaaaattgATCTAATCCTGGAAAAGCAGAAGAAAAATATATTTGATTAtattttcaataaatggctgaccAACTGCTGATTAATTCTCCGACAAACATCTTGATGTTTCTTTGAAATAGCCATAGCTGAATCAGAGCAAACACATGGCCCCATATCACCTGCGAATTTGCAAGGGGTCAGCACTTGTCTTTGGAAGAGTTTCGAAAAGGAAAGAATTCCATCAAATACCTATTAGATAAATCATCACCTAAagtatataaatttttttgtaacaaaaataaaaataaaaacatataAAAGGATGTTTGAGTTTATCaggtttttaaattttaacttaaaatatattatttaaattataaattaatttaaattaattttttaattatttaataaaattatttgaaattaatttataattattttaaatatttaattaaaaaatatttaaaaataacttaatttattaaaataataaaaaaatatataatttaacattataattattaaaatgaaGATAAAGTTGAAATACATAGTAGTTTTAAGatcaatatataaattataagtaattaataggtattttatttatataattaataggtattttatttataatttataacttattttaattaatttttaatttataaaacaaATCAAATACTAATTTATTTATAACTAAGTAGGTTTAATTTACTTTAGTCAAACTAAACGCACCCTAAACTAcatatacatatgataaaataaaataaataaaaagccaTAATTGCCTTGCTTAAGATGGGGAAGCAGCTTTGGGGCCATGGCATCTCAGCACTTTAGAATTTAGACAGACTTGAATCTCCCAAGAATAGACCACAACTAATGTCAAGCATTGGAGATCCCTAACACAAGTAAATATCCTACTAGACCCCAACTTTCAGCACTCTTAATTAATTTCCTCCGTTaacttttatattattaa
Encoded here:
- the LOC110637889 gene encoding LEAF RUST 10 DISEASE-RESISTANCE LOCUS RECEPTOR-LIKE PROTEIN KINASE-like 2.4, with the protein product MYLHFRPEMNPSPFPFPPFLSLSVLVLFFSVSIPLCSSNTDSYTSCSTTQFVCGNITAGFPFWGNNRPEFCGNPGLELMCENDNPTININDVVYRVLEIDENGQSLRIARQDYTDGICQPQLLNTTLDPQLFEYASGYRNLTIIYGCTIPALLGVPALFNCLITGTGFQNGYVVYDAVGPGLCYRSIFVPVSETILASAMVNLSGLEESLKQGFQVKWKVDDTACTNCIGSKGVCGYYLLSNETTCYCPGQFIATKTCPSSPDVVPANPGLQMNLLVFATINPLQLHVLPGQVRVFLS